Proteins encoded together in one Olsenella timonensis window:
- the rlmD gene encoding 23S rRNA (uracil(1939)-C(5))-methyltransferase RlmD gives MGYKTYTCPIARECGGCEWLAVPYPIQLRRKQGQVVELLGDMAERDDATMEPMRGMREPVRYRHKAATPFAHARGGRVRCGFYAAGTHRIVPCEECLVEDPRARRILNAVARTAERLHIPPYDEDRGTGVLRHAVVRCGWKTDDVLLVLVARVAELRDERRVVDELRSACPELTSIVLNVNDRRTNAILGRRSRTLHGPGVMHDELLGCRFEIGPTSFYQTNPAQTETLYELAIEGVDGAASVLDAYCGTGTIGICAAARSEGLRVTGVEQVGGAVASAERNARANHVAGRCRFVAADATAWMAREGRDQHLDAVIMDPPRAGSTPEFLAGAAALAPERIVYVSCNVVTQARDLALLRDHGYRLARVVPVDMFPHTRHVECVATLERR, from the coding sequence ATGGGATACAAGACCTACACCTGCCCGATCGCACGGGAGTGCGGGGGCTGCGAATGGCTCGCGGTGCCCTACCCCATCCAACTGCGTCGCAAGCAGGGGCAGGTGGTCGAGCTCCTCGGCGACATGGCCGAAAGGGACGACGCGACGATGGAGCCCATGCGGGGAATGCGCGAGCCCGTCCGCTACCGGCACAAGGCGGCGACACCGTTCGCGCACGCCCGCGGCGGGCGTGTGAGGTGCGGGTTCTACGCCGCGGGGACCCACCGCATCGTCCCCTGTGAGGAGTGCCTGGTAGAGGACCCGCGCGCCCGGCGAATCCTGAACGCGGTCGCGCGCACGGCGGAGCGGCTCCACATCCCGCCCTATGACGAGGATCGAGGCACCGGGGTGCTGCGCCACGCGGTCGTCCGCTGCGGCTGGAAGACCGACGACGTGCTCCTCGTGCTCGTCGCCCGCGTTGCGGAGCTGCGCGACGAGCGGCGCGTGGTCGACGAGCTCCGCTCGGCATGCCCCGAGCTCACGAGCATCGTCCTCAACGTCAACGACCGCCGGACCAACGCGATCCTGGGAAGGCGCTCCCGCACGCTCCATGGTCCCGGCGTCATGCACGACGAGCTCCTGGGCTGTCGATTTGAGATCGGGCCCACCAGCTTCTACCAGACCAACCCCGCACAGACCGAGACCCTCTACGAGCTCGCGATCGAGGGCGTCGACGGCGCCGCGAGCGTTCTCGACGCCTACTGCGGGACGGGCACGATCGGCATCTGCGCCGCGGCCCGGAGCGAAGGACTGCGCGTGACCGGCGTCGAGCAGGTCGGCGGGGCGGTTGCCAGCGCCGAGCGAAACGCGCGCGCCAATCACGTGGCCGGCCGCTGCCGCTTTGTCGCCGCGGACGCGACGGCATGGATGGCGCGAGAGGGTCGCGACCAGCATCTCGACGCCGTGATCATGGACCCGCCCCGAGCGGGCAGCACACCCGAGTTCCTGGCCGGCGCGGCGGCGCTCGCGCCCGAGCGCATCGTCTACGTGAGCTGCAACGTCGTCACGCAGGCCCGCGACCTCGCGCTGCTGCGAGACCACGGCTACCGCCTGGCGCGCGTCGTCCCCGTGGACATGTTCCCGCACACCAGGCACGTGGAGTGCGTCGCCACGCTCGAGCGCCGCTAG
- a CDS encoding MurR/RpiR family transcriptional regulator, whose translation MSPLERIEHGIGTYTKAERAVADFFLEHPADVVGSTITSISDASGLSKTAIMRMCQRIGYSGYAEFRFSMEKYLNAVGPVTPDARKGETVESMQHLADTYSSYLRRVSDVIDIDQLATMARGICQARRISIWGVNRTHEGVMQLSNRLMRLGIFNQASSDIITMVDIAMILGKGDLCIVFTMNGRGTDYAPLMDSIVERGGEVYLITMNPEIGLIKHATQAVTLPWISRDYEFGTLEDQIIVFMYLEILLDEISKVIDSADKD comes from the coding sequence GTGAGCCCGCTAGAGCGCATCGAACACGGCATCGGAACGTACACCAAGGCGGAAAGGGCGGTGGCAGACTTCTTTCTCGAGCACCCGGCCGATGTCGTCGGTAGCACCATCACCTCCATCTCGGACGCCTCCGGTCTCTCAAAAACCGCCATCATGCGCATGTGCCAACGAATCGGATACAGCGGCTATGCCGAGTTCCGCTTCTCGATGGAGAAATACCTCAACGCAGTCGGCCCCGTCACTCCCGACGCCCGCAAGGGAGAGACCGTCGAATCCATGCAGCACCTGGCAGACACATATAGCTCCTACCTGCGGCGCGTTTCCGATGTCATCGACATAGACCAACTCGCCACCATGGCGCGCGGCATCTGCCAGGCGCGACGCATCAGCATCTGGGGCGTCAACCGAACCCATGAGGGCGTTATGCAGCTCTCGAACCGCCTCATGCGGCTCGGCATCTTCAACCAGGCCTCGTCAGACATCATCACGATGGTCGACATCGCCATGATTCTTGGGAAGGGCGACCTCTGCATCGTCTTCACCATGAACGGAAGGGGAACCGACTACGCCCCGCTCATGGACTCCATCGTTGAGCGCGGCGGCGAGGTCTACCTCATCACCATGAACCCAGAGATCGGCCTCATCAAGCACGCCACCCAGGCGGTCACCCTGCCATGGATCAGCCGCGACTATGAGTTCGGGACCCTTGAGGACCAGATCATCGTATTCATGTACCTCGAGATTCTTCTTGATGAGATCTCGAAGGTGATCGACTCCGCTGACAAGGATTAA
- the purN gene encoding phosphoribosylglycinamide formyltransferase: protein MALASESSTTLSAAGQAPSAPLKIGVLISGSGTNLQAIIDGIRDGRVNASIELVISSRPSAYGLVRAQRAGIQTLSLSKEVYADPIAADRLIASELLSRGVEYVFMAGYMRMVHEPILEAFHNRVVNLHPALLPSFPGAHAIQDAYDAGVKVTGVTVHFANEVYDDGSIIAQRPVFVQEGWTLDDLESAIHDVEHALYPEVVEMISDGRVRVCDNGKTQVDGLPTQPANVEMDGTRFVRHGVRTAGNFAW, encoded by the coding sequence GTGGCACTTGCCAGCGAGTCGAGCACCACACTTTCCGCAGCGGGCCAGGCACCCAGTGCCCCACTGAAGATAGGCGTCCTCATCTCGGGAAGCGGGACCAACCTACAGGCAATCATCGACGGCATCAGGGACGGGCGCGTCAACGCCTCCATCGAGCTGGTCATCAGCAGCCGACCCAGCGCATATGGTCTCGTCCGCGCGCAGAGGGCCGGAATCCAGACCCTCTCGCTCTCGAAGGAGGTTTACGCAGACCCGATCGCGGCCGACCGCCTCATCGCCTCGGAGCTGCTCTCCCGTGGAGTCGAGTACGTCTTCATGGCCGGGTACATGCGGATGGTTCACGAGCCCATTCTCGAGGCGTTCCACAATCGCGTCGTCAACCTGCATCCGGCGCTTCTGCCGAGCTTTCCGGGGGCCCACGCGATCCAGGACGCCTACGATGCGGGCGTCAAGGTCACCGGCGTGACCGTTCACTTCGCCAACGAGGTCTACGATGACGGCTCGATCATCGCCCAGCGCCCCGTGTTCGTGCAGGAGGGCTGGACCCTCGACGACCTCGAGAGCGCAATTCACGACGTCGAGCATGCACTTTATCCCGAGGTCGTCGAGATGATTTCTGATGGGCGCGTCCGCGTCTGCGACAACGGCAAGACTCAGGTTGACGGCCTCCCCACCCAGCCGGCAAATGTCGAGATGGACGGAACTCGCTTCGTGAGGCACGGCGTGCGCACGGCCGGCAACTTCGCGTGGTAG
- a CDS encoding BtpA/SgcQ family protein — protein sequence MRDEAREFFSMRPIIGMVHLAPLPGAPGFSGSIEGVFDRAARDLEALERGGADAAIVENFGDVPYSTKPDLATLLSMCAIATRLRDRTSLPLGINIQFNWTEAEWDMAYACAYQFVRVEAFVENRVGSFGVATATAPDLARLRARYPAPAMIFADIDVKHSFPLVSQPVEASIGAAVESGADALVLTGVRTGSTPSIADAETFRGLAGDTPVVLGSGANEENIGGFMRWVDAVIVGSSLKRDGEVENPVDVRRVERLVSAARG from the coding sequence ATGAGAGACGAGGCACGTGAGTTCTTCTCGATGCGGCCGATCATCGGGATGGTGCACCTGGCCCCGCTTCCCGGTGCTCCGGGATTCTCGGGCAGCATCGAGGGGGTCTTCGACCGGGCGGCGCGCGACCTCGAGGCCCTCGAGCGCGGCGGCGCTGACGCGGCGATCGTGGAAAACTTCGGCGACGTGCCCTACTCGACAAAGCCGGATCTTGCCACGCTGCTCTCGATGTGCGCCATCGCAACACGACTGAGAGACCGAACCAGCTTGCCCCTTGGCATCAACATCCAGTTCAACTGGACCGAGGCTGAGTGGGACATGGCATACGCCTGCGCGTATCAGTTCGTTCGGGTCGAGGCGTTCGTTGAGAACCGGGTGGGCTCCTTTGGGGTCGCGACGGCGACCGCGCCCGACCTCGCTCGTCTGCGCGCCCGATATCCCGCCCCCGCCATGATATTTGCCGACATTGACGTAAAGCACTCGTTCCCGCTCGTTTCGCAGCCGGTTGAGGCCTCCATTGGGGCAGCCGTCGAGTCCGGTGCCGACGCGCTCGTTCTCACGGGAGTCAGAACGGGGTCGACGCCGAGCATCGCGGACGCCGAGACGTTCAGGGGCCTCGCCGGCGACACCCCCGTGGTTCTGGGGAGCGGTGCAAACGAGGAGAACATCGGCGGGTTCATGAGGTGGGTCGACGCCGTGATTGTCGGGAGCAGCCTCAAGCGGGACGGGGAGGTCGAGAACCCCGTCGACGTCAGGCGCGTCGAGCGGCTCGTTTCTGCTGCGCGCGGATAG
- a CDS encoding amidohydrolase family protein codes for MSDTRIIDFHVHMGKSSKGDSYTVDDLLASMDKFGIERSGLSILNGVETGPLNDRVMEAVRLHPDRITGFAYINPRDPKAIDEVNRCLSVDGMRGVKFHSWKHGYFPDNNSALDGIIDAIEPYGVPVLTHTGTPPLSLPQQWAMVAERHPKVTFVFAHIGYLDYGYGCVECAKRLPNVYVDTAGQVEIQVMEKALEDLGPDRIIWATDWPYKYPGSELVKFEPYDLSDEDREKIFRTNALRLWGLL; via the coding sequence ATGTCTGACACACGCATCATCGATTTTCATGTGCACATGGGCAAGAGCAGCAAGGGAGACTCGTACACGGTCGACGACCTCCTCGCCTCGATGGACAAGTTCGGGATCGAGCGCAGCGGGCTCTCAATCCTGAACGGCGTCGAGACGGGACCCCTGAACGACCGCGTCATGGAGGCGGTGCGCCTTCACCCCGATCGAATCACGGGCTTCGCCTATATCAACCCGCGCGACCCCAAGGCGATCGACGAAGTGAACCGATGCCTCTCGGTCGACGGAATGCGCGGGGTGAAGTTCCACTCGTGGAAGCACGGGTACTTTCCCGACAACAACTCTGCGCTCGACGGGATAATCGACGCAATAGAGCCCTACGGGGTCCCCGTTCTTACTCACACGGGAACGCCACCGCTCTCCCTGCCCCAGCAGTGGGCGATGGTTGCGGAACGTCATCCCAAGGTCACGTTCGTGTTTGCTCACATCGGCTATCTCGACTACGGATACGGCTGCGTGGAGTGCGCGAAAAGGCTCCCAAACGTGTACGTGGACACGGCGGGGCAAGTTGAGATTCAGGTGATGGAGAAGGCCCTCGAGGACCTTGGCCCCGACCGAATCATCTGGGCGACCGACTGGCCGTACAAGTACCCGGGGAGCGAGCTGGTGAAGTTCGAGCCCTACGACCTTTCCGACGAGGACCGGGAGAAGATCTTCCGGACCAACGCGCTCAGGCTCTGGGGACTGCTCTAG
- a CDS encoding PTS system mannose/fructose/sorbose family transporter subunit IID — protein sequence MKNTDQKLTRQDLWKIFRGQIFIRSALNFERQQCMGFTTAMRPIINKYYETPEERAQAIDRHMQLFLTQPMVSAIPVGVAAAMEERIATEGDLDPSSVNEVKIALMGPLAALGDSLINGTARPIVAGIACSLAQAGSIMGPLLFLAVMAVITVGVRYLGVFEGYRRGVSLVTDMQKSGLIDKIGELASVAAFVVIGGFTPSIVSLALSSGLGYGSGEDFVTIQSALDGMFPCLLPLLLVLGVYTLLRRTKISPVALMLLLMVAGVAGTAVGLF from the coding sequence ATGAAGAACACCGACCAGAAGCTCACCAGGCAGGATCTGTGGAAAATCTTCCGTGGGCAGATCTTCATTCGCAGCGCCCTGAACTTCGAGCGACAGCAGTGCATGGGATTCACGACGGCCATGCGCCCCATCATCAACAAGTACTACGAGACTCCTGAGGAGCGGGCTCAGGCCATTGACCGACACATGCAGCTCTTTCTGACCCAGCCGATGGTGTCCGCGATTCCGGTGGGAGTTGCCGCCGCCATGGAGGAGCGCATCGCGACCGAGGGCGACCTCGATCCGAGCTCGGTCAACGAAGTGAAGATCGCGCTCATGGGCCCGCTCGCCGCCCTCGGTGACTCGCTCATCAACGGCACCGCGCGACCCATCGTCGCCGGCATCGCATGCTCGCTTGCCCAGGCGGGGAGCATCATGGGGCCGCTGCTGTTCCTGGCCGTCATGGCCGTCATCACGGTCGGCGTCCGCTACCTCGGCGTGTTCGAGGGGTACCGGCGCGGCGTGTCTCTCGTGACCGACATGCAGAAGTCGGGGCTGATAGACAAGATCGGAGAGCTCGCGTCCGTGGCGGCGTTCGTGGTCATCGGCGGGTTCACGCCGAGTATCGTCTCTCTCGCCCTGAGCAGCGGCTTGGGCTACGGGAGCGGCGAGGACTTCGTGACGATTCAGTCCGCCCTCGACGGGATGTTCCCGTGCCTGCTGCCGCTCCTGCTGGTTCTCGGGGTGTACACGCTGCTCCGCAGGACCAAGATCTCGCCCGTCGCGCTCATGCTTCTGCTGATGGTCGCCGGTGTCGCGGGCACGGCCGTCGGCCTGTTCTAG
- a CDS encoding PTS sugar transporter subunit IIC: MSVTTALLVALWVTWGLIDEQTIQLQTTRPIITGPVVGLICGDLQTGLIVGAMVELMFLATVFVGTAVPPDPTLAAGIATALACAAGGNTELAVATALPVALIGQIVTTLQMTVVNVALLHIADRYTARGDVDAICKVNKIALLFNFLFYGVPTFLAVYFGASYVQTIIDAMPTWLIDGLNVGGGMIGAVGLAILLQSITNKSLWPYFVIGFVFAAFLGINMIGVGLVAVAAVFLHNYFTSARDERPELEYEDEED, from the coding sequence ATGTCAGTGACAACTGCGCTCCTCGTGGCGCTCTGGGTAACCTGGGGCCTCATCGACGAGCAGACGATCCAGCTTCAGACGACTCGACCCATCATCACCGGTCCCGTGGTGGGGCTCATCTGCGGAGACCTGCAGACCGGACTCATTGTCGGCGCCATGGTCGAGCTCATGTTCCTCGCCACGGTGTTCGTGGGAACGGCGGTTCCGCCCGACCCGACGCTCGCGGCGGGCATCGCGACGGCGCTGGCATGTGCCGCTGGGGGCAATACCGAGCTCGCTGTGGCAACCGCCCTGCCCGTGGCCCTCATCGGGCAGATCGTGACCACGCTCCAGATGACCGTCGTCAACGTCGCGCTCCTTCACATAGCGGACCGCTATACGGCTCGCGGCGACGTTGACGCCATCTGCAAGGTCAACAAGATCGCCCTGCTCTTCAACTTCCTGTTCTACGGTGTGCCCACGTTCCTGGCCGTCTACTTCGGGGCGAGCTACGTCCAGACCATCATCGACGCGATGCCGACCTGGCTCATCGACGGCCTCAATGTCGGTGGCGGCATGATCGGCGCCGTCGGACTCGCCATTCTGCTTCAGTCCATCACCAACAAGAGTCTCTGGCCCTACTTCGTCATCGGGTTCGTGTTCGCCGCCTTCCTCGGCATCAACATGATCGGCGTCGGCCTCGTGGCCGTGGCAGCGGTGTTCCTGCACAACTACTTCACGAGCGCGAGGGACGAGCGACCCGAGCTCGAATACGAGGACGAGGAGGACTAG
- a CDS encoding PTS sugar transporter subunit IIB, which produces MEKIAHVRIDDRLIHGQIVHAWITSVGAGTIVVADDAAAKDELRKSLLRMATPKGVRLKVLPVAKAAKYLLDPETDVTKVLLILRDVEGAIALVDAGVVPDEINVGNVSAAPGKTQYFKSVFLDEEDIRRFEQLRERGIALEVQVVPTERKEELFHLIGRK; this is translated from the coding sequence ATGGAGAAGATCGCGCACGTGAGGATTGACGACCGACTCATCCACGGCCAAATCGTTCATGCGTGGATTACCTCAGTCGGCGCGGGCACCATCGTCGTCGCCGATGACGCGGCGGCCAAAGACGAACTGAGAAAGAGCCTGCTTCGCATGGCAACGCCCAAGGGCGTGAGGCTCAAGGTGCTTCCGGTGGCGAAGGCCGCGAAGTACCTCCTCGATCCGGAGACGGACGTGACGAAGGTCCTGCTCATTCTGCGTGACGTGGAGGGAGCGATCGCGCTTGTGGACGCGGGTGTGGTTCCCGACGAGATCAACGTCGGAAACGTGAGCGCCGCGCCTGGCAAAACCCAGTACTTCAAGTCCGTGTTCCTCGACGAGGAGGACATACGCCGCTTCGAGCAGTTGCGCGAGCGCGGCATCGCGCTCGAGGTGCAGGTGGTCCCGACGGAGCGGAAGGAGGAGCTGTTCCACCTGATTGGCAGGAAGTGA
- the purM gene encoding phosphoribosylformylglycinamidine cyclo-ligase: MAENTKHVSYADAGVDTAEGARAVDAIKAAVATTSRPEVIGGLGGFGSCFSAAALKGMEDPILVSGTDGVGTKLAIAQLLDRHETVGEDLVAMCVDDIVPMGAEPLFFLDYVAIGKLRAEHVAKIVGGIAEGCRKSGCALVGGEMAEHPGVMAADDYDLAGFVVGVVDRPKLLGPELVREGDVILGLPSSGIHSNGYSLVRKVAIEGRGVEELETPLDELGGESLADAVMRPTRIYAGQLLAALRAGAPVHAMAHITGGGITENLDRAMPEGLDALVYRGGEDGPAWDVPPVISYMIRAAGLTLEEAYRTFNMGVGMSVICAPEDVERVRGLLAEQGLESFVMGECVAGTGRVVYDDVR, encoded by the coding sequence ATGGCCGAGAACACCAAGCACGTGAGCTACGCAGACGCCGGCGTGGACACAGCCGAGGGCGCGCGCGCCGTCGACGCGATCAAGGCGGCGGTGGCGACCACCAGCCGACCGGAGGTCATCGGCGGGCTGGGCGGCTTTGGGTCGTGCTTCTCGGCGGCTGCGCTCAAGGGCATGGAGGACCCGATCCTGGTGTCCGGCACCGACGGCGTGGGGACCAAGCTGGCCATCGCGCAGCTGCTGGACCGTCACGAGACCGTGGGCGAGGACCTCGTCGCCATGTGTGTGGACGACATCGTCCCGATGGGCGCCGAGCCGCTGTTCTTCCTGGACTACGTCGCCATCGGCAAGCTGCGCGCCGAGCACGTGGCCAAGATCGTGGGCGGCATCGCCGAGGGGTGCCGCAAGTCCGGCTGCGCGCTCGTGGGCGGCGAGATGGCCGAGCACCCCGGCGTCATGGCCGCCGACGACTACGACCTCGCCGGCTTCGTGGTGGGCGTCGTGGACCGACCCAAGCTGCTGGGGCCGGAGCTCGTCCGCGAGGGCGACGTCATCCTGGGCCTGCCGAGCTCCGGCATCCACTCCAACGGCTACTCGCTCGTGCGCAAGGTGGCCATCGAGGGACGCGGCGTCGAGGAGCTGGAGACGCCGCTCGACGAGCTGGGCGGGGAGTCGCTCGCGGACGCCGTGATGCGCCCGACGAGGATCTACGCCGGGCAGCTGCTCGCCGCGCTGCGCGCCGGCGCGCCCGTGCACGCGATGGCGCACATCACCGGCGGCGGCATCACCGAGAACCTCGACCGCGCGATGCCCGAGGGGCTCGACGCGCTGGTCTACCGCGGCGGCGAGGACGGCCCCGCGTGGGACGTGCCGCCCGTCATCAGCTACATGATCCGCGCGGCGGGGCTCACGCTCGAGGAGGCGTACCGCACGTTCAACATGGGCGTGGGCATGAGCGTCATCTGCGCCCCCGAGGACGTGGAGCGCGTGCGCGGGCTTCTCGCCGAGCAGGGGCTGGAGAGCTTCGTGATGGGCGAGTGCGTCGCCGGCACCGGAAGGGTGGTCTACGACGATGTGCGCTAG
- the purF gene encoding amidophosphoribosyltransferase, protein MSENLHEECGVFGVWAPGRDVARITYFALRALQHRGQESAGIAVGNGHTVLVRKDLGLVAQVFSDADLSAMPGKVACGHCRYGTAGAKGWESAQPHLSTINDVIIALAHNGTLVNFDVLRRELIEMGIPFRSNTDSEVAAKLIGYFTQRGGRLRSGIAHTMRMLEGGYAIVLVRENALYAFRDPHGIRPLVLGRLGDDGWVVASETCALDISGATFVREIEPGEIVRISDDGIRSERGCPAEERANCIFEHVYFSRPDSVARGSSFYLMRHNMGRRLARETPVEADLVISVPDSGTPAAEGFAQELGIPFGTGLIKNRYVARTFIQPTQELRQMGVRLKLNALPDVVRGKRLVMVDDSIVRGTTSRQIVRMLKAAGATEVHVRSASPKVVWPCFYGIDTGSQDQLIAARMSLEEIRAHIEADSVGFLSIEGLLDCVPPDGYCTACFTGSYPVEIPRAYWEERFLPGFEPDQIPV, encoded by the coding sequence ATGAGCGAGAACCTCCACGAGGAGTGCGGCGTCTTCGGCGTGTGGGCGCCCGGTCGCGACGTTGCCAGGATCACCTACTTTGCGCTGCGGGCCCTGCAGCACCGCGGCCAGGAGTCCGCGGGCATCGCCGTGGGCAACGGCCACACGGTGCTGGTGCGCAAGGACCTGGGCCTGGTGGCGCAGGTCTTCTCCGACGCCGACCTCTCCGCCATGCCGGGCAAGGTTGCCTGCGGGCACTGCCGCTACGGCACGGCGGGGGCAAAGGGCTGGGAGTCCGCGCAGCCGCACCTCTCCACGATCAACGACGTGATCATCGCGCTGGCGCACAACGGCACGCTGGTGAACTTCGACGTGCTGCGCCGCGAGCTCATCGAGATGGGCATCCCCTTCCGCTCGAACACCGACTCCGAGGTGGCGGCCAAGCTCATCGGCTACTTCACGCAGCGCGGCGGGCGGCTCCGCTCGGGCATCGCGCACACGATGCGCATGCTGGAGGGCGGCTACGCCATCGTGCTCGTGCGCGAGAACGCGCTCTACGCCTTTCGCGACCCGCACGGCATCCGCCCGCTGGTGCTGGGTCGGCTCGGGGACGACGGCTGGGTCGTGGCGAGCGAGACCTGCGCGCTGGACATCTCCGGCGCCACCTTCGTGCGCGAGATAGAGCCCGGGGAGATCGTGCGCATCTCCGACGACGGGATCCGCTCGGAGCGCGGCTGCCCGGCGGAGGAGCGCGCCAACTGCATCTTCGAGCACGTGTACTTCTCGCGACCCGACTCGGTGGCGCGCGGCTCCAGCTTCTACCTCATGCGCCACAACATGGGCCGGCGCCTCGCGCGCGAGACGCCCGTGGAGGCTGACCTCGTGATCTCCGTGCCGGACTCCGGCACGCCCGCTGCCGAGGGCTTTGCCCAGGAGCTGGGGATTCCCTTCGGGACGGGCCTCATCAAGAACCGCTACGTCGCCCGGACCTTCATCCAGCCCACGCAGGAGCTGCGCCAGATGGGCGTTCGCCTCAAGCTCAACGCCCTGCCGGACGTGGTGCGCGGCAAGCGCCTCGTGATGGTGGACGACTCCATCGTCCGCGGCACCACCAGCCGTCAGATCGTGCGCATGCTCAAGGCCGCCGGGGCGACGGAGGTCCATGTGCGCTCGGCCTCGCCCAAGGTCGTGTGGCCGTGCTTCTACGGCATAGACACCGGCAGCCAGGACCAGCTCATCGCCGCGCGGATGTCGCTCGAGGAGATTCGCGCCCACATCGAGGCCGACTCCGTGGGCTTCCTCTCCATCGAGGGGCTGCTCGACTGCGTGCCGCCCGACGGCTACTGCACGGCGTGCTTCACGGGCTCCTACCCGGTGGAGATACCGCGCGCGTACTGGGAGGAGCGGTTCCTGCCCGGCTTTGAGCCGGACCAGATTCCCGTATAG
- a CDS encoding class B sortase: MASHFRQPEDGPERRRVGGNPRTRLTTRRGGDESYHAPEGNPHAADTPHSSAAHYIPVVSGEPVDRRRRRSHFAETDPYDLSGRRSRDPRKRAGRIVSVVLFVVGFALIATAAGIWIFNQWRYHQQDVINEELATYADVSDNGTTPPQVDWDGLKAVNDEVVGWVQIPGTVVNFPVYQASDNEKYLSLGGDGQSSLGGAIFMDYENTAPGMVDGQSLIYGHHLRNGSMFKAVSDMVDQGMFDGVSTVWYVTEEATYELTPLLIYQTDASDENARRFVFESDDELRAYLSDLLGRAVAESPEAEATIAQTSHVLTLCTCNYDYGDDGRTLLVCAPKIEAASEGAE, translated from the coding sequence ATGGCATCGCACTTCAGGCAACCGGAGGACGGCCCGGAGCGGCGACGCGTGGGCGGCAACCCGCGCACGCGCCTCACCACCCGCAGGGGCGGCGACGAGTCCTACCACGCGCCGGAGGGCAACCCCCACGCGGCGGACACCCCCCACAGCTCGGCCGCCCACTACATTCCCGTGGTGTCCGGCGAGCCGGTCGACCGCCGGCGCAGGCGCTCCCACTTCGCCGAGACCGACCCGTACGACCTCTCCGGTCGTCGGAGCCGCGACCCCAGGAAGCGCGCGGGGCGAATCGTCTCGGTCGTCCTGTTCGTGGTGGGCTTCGCGCTCATCGCCACGGCCGCGGGGATTTGGATCTTCAACCAGTGGCGCTACCACCAGCAGGACGTCATCAACGAGGAGCTGGCCACCTACGCCGACGTCTCCGACAACGGCACCACGCCCCCGCAGGTTGACTGGGATGGCCTGAAGGCCGTCAACGACGAGGTCGTGGGCTGGGTGCAGATTCCCGGCACCGTGGTGAACTTCCCCGTCTACCAGGCATCTGACAACGAGAAGTACCTCTCCCTCGGCGGAGACGGGCAGTCGTCGCTCGGCGGCGCCATCTTCATGGACTACGAGAACACCGCGCCGGGCATGGTCGACGGGCAGAGCCTCATCTACGGCCACCACCTGCGCAACGGCTCCATGTTCAAGGCCGTCTCGGACATGGTCGACCAGGGGATGTTCGACGGCGTCTCCACGGTCTGGTACGTGACGGAGGAGGCGACCTACGAGCTCACCCCGCTACTGATCTACCAGACCGACGCGAGCGACGAGAACGCGCGCCGGTTCGTGTTTGAGTCCGACGACGAGCTGCGCGCCTACCTGAGCGACCTTCTCGGCCGCGCGGTGGCGGAGAGCCCCGAGGCGGAGGCGACCATCGCGCAGACGAGCCACGTCCTGACGCTGTGCACCTGCAACTACGACTACGGGGACGACGGCCGCACGCTGCTCGTGTGCGCCCCCAAGATCGAGGCGGCCTCGGAGGGGGCCGAGTGA
- the purE gene encoding 5-(carboxyamino)imidazole ribonucleotide mutase, translating to MADQPLVGIIMGSKSDLPTMEACTKQLEELGVPYELVIASAHRNPDKVHEWAGTAAERGLRVIIAAAGKAAHLGGVVAAFTPLPIIGVPMKTSDLGGMDSLLSMVQMPSGVPVACVAINGAKNAAIYATQILGATMPEYRDKIVEFKRQMAEA from the coding sequence ATGGCCGACCAGCCGCTCGTGGGAATCATCATGGGTTCCAAGTCCGACCTGCCCACCATGGAGGCGTGCACCAAGCAGCTCGAGGAGCTGGGCGTTCCGTACGAGCTGGTCATCGCCAGCGCGCACCGCAACCCCGACAAGGTCCACGAGTGGGCGGGCACCGCGGCCGAGCGCGGCCTGCGCGTGATCATCGCCGCCGCCGGCAAGGCCGCCCACCTCGGCGGCGTCGTGGCGGCGTTCACGCCGCTCCCCATCATCGGCGTGCCCATGAAGACCTCCGACCTCGGCGGGATGGACTCGCTGCTCTCCATGGTGCAGATGCCCTCGGGCGTCCCGGTGGCCTGCGTCGCGATCAACGGCGCGAAGAACGCCGCCATCTACGCCACGCAGATCCTCGGGGCCACCATGCCGGAGTACCGCGACAAGATCGTGGAGTTCAAGCGCCAGATGGCCGAGGCGTAG